GCCGGCGGTCATCGTGGACATCATGCGCGGCGGGCCGGGCCTGGGCAACATCGCGCCCGAGCAAAGCGACTACTTCGCCACGGTGAAAGGCGGCGGCCACGGCAACTATCGCAACTTCGTGGTTGCGCCGTCATCGGTGCAGGAGATGGCCACGCTCACCATGCTGGCGTTCGACCTGGCGGATCGCTATCGCAACCCGGCGATCGTGCTGGCCGACGGTTTTATCGGGCAGATGATCGAGCCGCTCGACCTGGAGTTCGAGGCGCACGAGGCGCCGTCCAAGGATTGGGCGGTGCTGGGCACGCCGGAGACCCGCAAGAACCTCATCAGCTCCATCTTCCTGGAGCCGGACGAACTGGAAGCGCACCAGCAGCACCTGGAGAGCAAGTACCGGCTGGCGCAGCAGCTGGAAGTGCGGCACGAGACCTACATGGCCGACGACGCGGAGATCCTGCTGGTCGGCTACGGCATCGTTTCGCGCGTGCTGCGCTCGGTGGTGGAGAAAGCCCGCGCACAAGGCATGAAGGTCGGGCTCTTCCGGCCCATCACGCTGTGGCCCTTCCCGAGCGGAGCGCTGCGCGAAGCGGCGCGCGCCGTGGACCGCGTGCACGTGGTCGAGCTGAGCAATGGGCAGATGGTCGAAGACGTGAAGCTGGCGCTCAACGGCGAGGTTCAAGTGGGCTGCTACAGCCGCGTCGGCGGCAACGTGCCCTCGGCCGAGGAGATCCACGAGCAGGTGCTGCAACCCACGATGGTCGGACGGCGGTAAGGAGGCAGGCTGTGGCGGAATACACGACGATCCACGAGAAGTCGCCGGCGTTCTACGACAACTACGACCGGAAGAGCGAGCTGCAGCACCAGACGCACTACTGCCCCGGCTGCGGCCACGGCGTGGCGCACAAGCTCATCGCCGAGACCATCGCCGAGATGGGGCTGCAGGACCGCGCCATCTTCGTGAGCCCGGTGGGCTGCTCCGTCTTCGCCTACTACTACTTCGACACCGGGAACGTGCAGGCCTCGCACGGGCGCACCCCGGCCGTGGCGACCGGCCTGAAGCGCTCCCGTCCGGACTCGATCGTGATCGCGTACCAAGGGGACGGCGACCTGGCCGCCATCGGGACGGCCGAGATCGTGCACGCCGCGAACCGCGGCGAGCACATCACCGTCTTCTTCATCAACAACGCCATCTACGGCATGACCGGCGGCCAGATGGCCCCCACCACGCTGCTGGGGCAAAGCTCCACCACCACGCCCTGGGGCCGGCGCGCCTCCAACGAGGGCTTCCCCATCCACGTGTGCGAGCTGCTGGCCACGCTGGAAGCCCCGGTGTACATCGAGCGGGTAGCGCTCTCCGACAACAAGAACATCATGCGCGCGCGCCGCGCCGTCCGCAAAGCCATCGAGTTGCAACAGC
The Terriglobales bacterium genome window above contains:
- a CDS encoding 3-methyl-2-oxobutanoate dehydrogenase subunit VorB, with the translated sequence MRQLCKGNVAVIKGAIAAGCRRYFGYPITPASEIAEAAALYFPEIGGTFLQAESEVSAINMVYGAASAGERVMTGSSGPGLSLMQEGISYLAGSELPAVIVDIMRGGPGLGNIAPEQSDYFATVKGGGHGNYRNFVVAPSSVQEMATLTMLAFDLADRYRNPAIVLADGFIGQMIEPLDLEFEAHEAPSKDWAVLGTPETRKNLISSIFLEPDELEAHQQHLESKYRLAQQLEVRHETYMADDAEILLVGYGIVSRVLRSVVEKARAQGMKVGLFRPITLWPFPSGALREAARAVDRVHVVELSNGQMVEDVKLALNGEVQVGCYSRVGGNVPSAEEIHEQVLQPTMVGRR
- a CDS encoding thiamine pyrophosphate-dependent enzyme produces the protein MAEYTTIHEKSPAFYDNYDRKSELQHQTHYCPGCGHGVAHKLIAETIAEMGLQDRAIFVSPVGCSVFAYYYFDTGNVQASHGRTPAVATGLKRSRPDSIVIAYQGDGDLAAIGTAEIVHAANRGEHITVFFINNAIYGMTGGQMAPTTLLGQSSTTTPWGRRASNEGFPIHVCELLATLEAPVYIERVALSDNKNIMRARRAVRKAIELQQ